A window from Branchiostoma lanceolatum isolate klBraLanc5 chromosome 9, klBraLanc5.hap2, whole genome shotgun sequence encodes these proteins:
- the LOC136442749 gene encoding uncharacterized protein yields the protein MSTSSGVLKHVPHAYRYTPPIVAQLQEVYSNSTVSRRHKLLTMSHMHNVTHPPVVAQLQEVYSNSTVSRRHKLLTMSHMHNVTHPPVDQLQEVYSNSTVSRQCHDIHVHELRRGSVVVTVRFACRASAGGPQLASSIENILKNYVTSNNGKLRLFVLERASIKAHDISPGEAAAQTDGPAPHVTTEAAVQQAPTEPPGGTRAPVNKGETTAVHAVTARYPTSPPQPFTPTTTTEQVTTELATTSNHRTSARVTSPRKSTHTSTPQKTSIPIAQTVQQGTTLPVTTQQGTTPLATARKGTTLLVTTQTVQQGTTLPATTQLDTTLPATTQQVTTLPLITQQGTTPPVTTQTTTTPPSTKGTTHATSTAQPAVFTTTQPSTKDTTHATSTVQPAGFTTTQPSTKDTSQATSTVQPAVFTSTQPSTKDTTQATSTVQPAVFTTTTQPSTKDTTQATSTVQPAVFTTTTQPSTKDTTQATSTVQPAVFTTTTQPSTKDTTHATRHYTCHKYSSAGCIHYYNTAFH from the exons ATGTCCACGAGCTCAGGCGTCCTTAAACATGTCCCACATGCATACCGTTACACACCCCCCATTGTTGCTCAGCTGCAGGAGGTGTACAGCAACAGCACAGTGTCCCGTCGACACAAGCTCTTAACCATGTCCCACATGCATAACGTTACACACCCGCCTGTTGTTGCTCAGCTGCAGGAGGTGTACAGCAACAGCACAGTGTCCCGTCGACACAAGCTCTTAACCATGTCCCACATGCATAACGTTACACACCCGCCTGTTGATCAGCTGCAGGAGGTGTACAGCAACAGCACAGTGTCCCGTCAGTGCCACGACATCCATGTCCACGAGCTCAGGCGTGGCAGCGTCGTGGTGACGGTCAGGTTCGCGTGCAGGGCCTCTGCGGGGGGTCCTCAGCTGGCCTCAAGCATAGAAAACATCTTAAAGAACTACGTCACCAGCAATAACGGCAAACTCCGTCTCTTTGTCTTGGAGAGGGCCTCTATAAAGGCACATG ACATTTCTCCCGGGGAAGCAGCTGCGCAAACAGACGGCCCAGCACCACACGTGACCACAGAGGCTGCTGTCCAACAGGCACCAACAGAGCCTCCGGGTGGAACCAGAGCTCCAGTCAATAAGGGCGAGACCACCGCCGTACACGCCGTCACCGCCCGCTATCCCACCTCTCCACCACAGCCATTCACCCCGACAACAACCACAGAACAAGTCACCACAGAACTGGCAACAACCTCTAACCATCGCACCTCAGCCAGGGTCACTTCGCCAAGGAAATCCACACATACAtcaacaccacaaaaaacatCAATACCAATAGCACAGACTGTCCAACAAGGTACAACTCTGCCTGTAACAACGCAGCAAGGTACAACTCCGCTTGCAACAGCACGGAAGGGCACAACTCTGCTTGTAACAACACAGACTGTCCAACAAGGTACAACTCTGCCTGCAACAACACAGCTAGATACTACTCTGCCTGCAACAACACAGCAAGTTACAACTCTGCCACTAATAACCCAGCAAGGAACAACTCCGCCTGTAACAACACAGACTACTACAACACCGCCTTCCACTAAGGGCACTACACATGCCACAAGTACAGCTCAGCCGGCTGTATTCactacaacacagccttccactaaggacactacacatgccacaagtacagttcagccgGCCGGATTCactacaacacagccttccactaaggacacttcacaagccacaagtacagttcagccggctgtattcacttcaacacagccttccactaaggacactacacaagccacaagtacagttcagccgGCTGTTTTCACTACAACAAcacagccttccactaaggacactacacaagccacaagtacagttcagccgGCTGTTTTCACTACAACAAcacagccttccactaaggacactacacaagccacaagtacagttcagccgGCTGTTTTCACTACAACAACGcagccttccactaaggacactacacatgccacaa GGCACTACACATGCCACAAGTACAGCTCAGCCGGCTGTATTCACTactacaacacagccttccactaa